The following DNA comes from Sphingopyxis sp. BSN-002.
GCCGCCGAGCGCGCGGATGAGAGAGATATCGAGGACAAGCTTGCGCGCTTCGAGGTCGGAAACCTGCCGCGCGAGCTGGGTCATGCTGTCTTCGGCGACCAGCTGCGGAAGCTGGTTCGAAAGACCTGCACGGTAACGGAGGCCCGCGAGCTGCGCCGCGTCAGTCGCGGCCTTCAGCGCATCGCGCCGCTCGGCGAGCTGGCGCGCGGTCGCGTCACGGCTCGCGACGATGTCAGCGACATCGCGAAGCGCCATGATGAGCGTGCGGTCGTAATTAGCGACCGCGCTGTCGAATTCCGCGCGCGCGCCGCGATAGCGCCCCTGCAATCGCCCGCCCTCGAAGATCGGCAGGCTGATCGCGACACCGCCATTGCCGTACTCGGAGCCCGACTTGAAGAGGTTCGACAGCCCGAGCGACTGGAGGCCGACGAGCGCCGAAAGGTTGATGTTCGGATAGAAATCGGCGCGCGCGACGTCGATGCGCTTCGCCGCCGCCTCGGCGCGGAGGCGCGCCGCGACGATATCGGGACGGCGACCGATCAGGTCGATGCCGGCCTGCGGCGGGAGGCTGATTCCGGGCGAGACGAGCGTCGGGCGCGTAATCGACAAGCCGCGGTCGGGACCCGCGCCGACCAGCGCCGCGAGCCGGTTGCGCGTCGTGGCGATCGCTTCCTCGAGTGCGGTCACGTCACCGCGCGCTGCCGCAGCGCGGCTTTCGGCCTGTCGTTCCGCCGACTGGTTCTCGATTCCCGCGGCAGCACGCTTGCCCGACACGTCGGCGCTCGCGCTGCGGACGCGCACCGCGTCCTTCGCGACGTCGAGCGCCTGATAATAGGCCGCAAGATCGGCATAGGCCGATGCGATGCCGGTCGTCAGCATCAGCCGCGCCTGCGCTTCGTCGACGCGCGCTGCCTCGGCTTCGGAGGTCGCGGCAGCGAGCGCCGCACGATTCTTGCCCCACAGGTCGAGGTCGAAGCTGAAGGTCGCGGCGACATGGCCGGTATCCTGAATGCCGTCGGGCACGAACTGCGGCGGGATGCCCAGATTCTTGCTCTGCTGCGTGCCGCCGACGCTGCCCTCGGCACCGACACGCGGGAGCAATGCCGCGCCTGCCTGTTGCGCGATGCCCTCGGCGGCGCGCACGCGCGCAGCGGCGGTCGCGATGTCGGGCGAGCCCTTGAGGCCCTCCGCAATCAGCGTGTCGAGCTGGGCGTCGCCAAAGCTCTGCCACCAGCCCTCGACGGGCCAGGCGCCGTTCGCGTCGGCAAAGGTCGCCGACGATTCGAGCGACTCGGCCGCGACCGGTACGGGCTTCGGCCCGAGATCGGGCACGCTCGCGCAGCCCGAAAGCAGGCTCAAAACAAGGGCGGAGGGGAGAATTTTATTTTTCATGGTGTCCAACGATACTAGCTGGTATCATGCGCCAATGAACCCCGGAGACTGAGTTGTCAATCGAAATGATACCAGCTGGTACGGCGCCCGCCGACGATGCTGCCGCACTGCGCCGCAAAGCCTTTATCGATGCCGCGCGCGAAGCCTTTTTTGCCAACGGCTATGCCGGCACGACGATGTCCTCGATCGCGAGCAAGGTCGGCGGCTCGAAAACGACGCTGTGGAGCTATTTCCCCTCGAAGGAGGATCTGTTCGCCGCGATCGTCGACGATATCGTCCACCATTACGGACAGGTGCTTTCGATCGACCTTCCCGTCGATCGCCCGGTGCCGGAGGTGCTGCGCAACTTCGGCAATGTGCTGATGACCAAGCTGACGTCGCCGCAGCTGCTCTCGCTCTACCGGCTCGTCGTCGGCGAGGCCGATCGCTTTCCGCACCTTGCCGAAACTTTTTACGATCGCGGCCCGCGGCGCGGCAAGGCGCGCGCGGCCGAATGGGTCGCCGAAAAGATGGTGCGCGGCGAGATCCGGATGGGCGACCCGATGCGCGCGGTGCAGCATTTCTCGGGGCTCTGTCAGTCGGGCGTGTATCAGTTCGCGCTGCTCGGCATGCACCAAACGGCCGATCTCGGTCGGCTCGGCGAGGAAGTCGATCTGGCGGTCGAGAATTTCTGCCGCGCGTGGTGCCCGCCCGAAGCGGCCTAGTCCGGGTTTTCGTTCGCGCGGTCAAACAGATCCATGAAATCGCGCGCAGCGTCGCGCTCGGCCGCATCCTTGAACGCGACATCGAGATCGGGCGCGACGCCGAGGATATACATCAGCGTCCACAGCGCGAAGCGGCGACCACCGTTCGTCTCGAGCCCGAAATCGACGCGCATCCGCTCGGTGCCCGCAGCGAAAGCCTCGGGGTGGAGCGCATCGAGGTCGGCGGTGCCGAAATAGCGGCGAAGCTGGTCGTCGAAATCCATCGCCTCCCGTCGCAGAAAGCGGCGGCGAAGCCAAGCGTGGCGAGGCACGTTGTCATCGCGGCGGCGCGCTCCTAGGGCTGGTCGCATGCAGAGCGAACGCGACTTTCCGGCGACGCGCATTGGCTTTCTGGGTCAGGACGATGCCGCGATCGAACGCGCCGTCCCGGTCGAGGCGCCGGTCGCGATCGAATATAATGGTATCGGCTATGCGGTGATGATGGCGACGCCCGACGATCTCGAGGCCTATGCCATCGGCTTCACGATCTGCGAGGGGCTGGTTACGGCCGCGGG
Coding sequences within:
- a CDS encoding efflux transporter outer membrane subunit, with amino-acid sequence MKNKILPSALVLSLLSGCASVPDLGPKPVPVAAESLESSATFADANGAWPVEGWWQSFGDAQLDTLIAEGLKGSPDIATAAARVRAAEGIAQQAGAALLPRVGAEGSVGGTQQSKNLGIPPQFVPDGIQDTGHVAATFSFDLDLWGKNRAALAAATSEAEAARVDEAQARLMLTTGIASAYADLAAYYQALDVAKDAVRVRSASADVSGKRAAAGIENQSAERQAESRAAAARGDVTALEEAIATTRNRLAALVGAGPDRGLSITRPTLVSPGISLPPQAGIDLIGRRPDIVAARLRAEAAAKRIDVARADFYPNINLSALVGLQSLGLSNLFKSGSEYGNGGVAISLPIFEGGRLQGRYRGARAEFDSAVANYDRTLIMALRDVADIVASRDATARQLAERRDALKAATDAAQLAGLRYRAGLSNQLPQLVAEDSMTQLARQVSDLEARKLVLDISLIRALGGGYQTQTGE
- a CDS encoding TetR/AcrR family transcriptional regulator codes for the protein MIPAGTAPADDAAALRRKAFIDAAREAFFANGYAGTTMSSIASKVGGSKTTLWSYFPSKEDLFAAIVDDIVHHYGQVLSIDLPVDRPVPEVLRNFGNVLMTKLTSPQLLSLYRLVVGEADRFPHLAETFYDRGPRRGKARAAEWVAEKMVRGEIRMGDPMRAVQHFSGLCQSGVYQFALLGMHQTADLGRLGEEVDLAVENFCRAWCPPEAA